A portion of the Burkholderia pseudomultivorans genome contains these proteins:
- a CDS encoding flavin monoamine oxidase family protein, with protein sequence MNSKHRPDPQARRQILRVAAAGAASLAAAEIPFAQGATAAAAAGGVLDVVIVGAGLAGLTAARDLTRAGCDAFVVVEARDRVGGRTYNHDLGHGVVSEAGGQWIGPGQTAIADLARELGVDTFPTFYEGRTVVLAGDTRVAQDFHGGSGGDDAIGAKLGALARGVPSREPWTAQHAAELDKLTYGDWLLRQGVTYEDGYFLGLAAKLSLGGAPAQLGLLHYLSMINSADCDYAKLESTKGGAQETRFVGGSQVLSLRMASELGTKVRLSCPVRRISGWNRDVVDVQTDRGVFRARRVIVALNPALCEQIVFDPPLPAGRAQLQRNWPANAPMRKTVHVYDRPFWRDDGYNGQIFEVGGPVFMAYDNSPPDGSVGVLAAFVAPGALPAEPKAAERALSAVFARALGDKALHPTQFHDYDWGRVDPWTLQCIHPLPPGFWTKWGKFLRPAAGRLIWSGTETADLWAGAMDGAVRSGHRAALQALGKLAGRGAEA encoded by the coding sequence ATGAACAGCAAGCACCGGCCGGATCCGCAGGCCAGGCGCCAGATATTGCGTGTCGCGGCGGCGGGCGCCGCATCGCTCGCGGCCGCAGAGATCCCGTTCGCGCAAGGTGCGACCGCTGCCGCAGCCGCGGGCGGCGTGCTCGACGTCGTGATCGTCGGCGCCGGGCTCGCGGGGCTCACCGCCGCACGCGACCTGACGCGCGCCGGCTGCGACGCGTTCGTCGTCGTCGAGGCGCGCGACCGCGTCGGCGGGCGTACCTACAACCACGACCTCGGGCACGGTGTCGTCTCGGAAGCCGGCGGCCAGTGGATCGGCCCCGGTCAGACGGCGATTGCCGACCTGGCGAGGGAACTCGGTGTCGACACGTTCCCCACCTTCTACGAAGGCAGGACGGTCGTGCTCGCCGGCGACACGCGTGTCGCGCAGGATTTCCACGGCGGCTCCGGCGGCGACGACGCGATCGGCGCGAAGCTCGGCGCGCTCGCGCGCGGCGTGCCGTCGCGCGAGCCGTGGACTGCGCAGCACGCGGCCGAACTCGACAAGCTGACTTACGGCGACTGGCTGCTGCGACAGGGCGTGACCTACGAAGATGGCTACTTCCTCGGCCTTGCGGCGAAGCTGTCGCTCGGCGGCGCACCGGCGCAGCTCGGGCTGCTGCACTACCTGTCGATGATCAACAGTGCGGACTGCGACTACGCGAAGCTCGAGTCGACCAAGGGCGGTGCACAGGAAACGCGCTTCGTCGGCGGTTCGCAGGTGTTGAGCCTGCGCATGGCGAGCGAGCTCGGCACGAAGGTGCGCCTGTCCTGCCCGGTGCGCAGGATCTCGGGCTGGAATCGCGACGTCGTCGACGTGCAGACCGATCGCGGCGTGTTCCGCGCACGACGCGTGATTGTCGCGCTCAACCCGGCGCTCTGCGAGCAGATCGTGTTCGATCCGCCGCTGCCGGCCGGCCGCGCGCAACTGCAGCGCAACTGGCCCGCGAATGCGCCGATGCGCAAGACGGTGCATGTCTATGACCGGCCGTTCTGGCGCGACGACGGCTATAACGGCCAGATCTTCGAGGTGGGCGGTCCGGTCTTCATGGCGTACGACAATTCGCCGCCGGACGGTTCGGTCGGCGTGCTCGCCGCGTTCGTCGCACCGGGCGCGCTGCCCGCGGAGCCGAAGGCTGCCGAACGGGCGCTCTCGGCCGTGTTCGCACGCGCGCTCGGCGACAAGGCGCTGCATCCGACCCAGTTCCACGACTACGACTGGGGCCGCGTCGATCCCTGGACACTTCAGTGCATCCATCCGCTGCCACCCGGCTTCTGGACGAAATGGGGCAAGTTCCTGCGTCCGGCGGCCGGCCGGTTGATCTGGTCGGGCACCGAGACGGCCGATCTGTGGGCCGGCGCGATGGACGGTGCGGTGCGTTCGGGGCATCGCGCGGCACTGCAGGCGCTCGGCAAGCTGGCCGGGCGCGGCGCGGAGGCCTGA
- a CDS encoding c-type cytochrome encodes MKRTWVIGAVVVIAGVATAGTMYGPDLLDGMRYQKAMAAIGDADRTNGGAWPQPQETCAFCHGPRGQSRNAWYPSLSGQPASYIAAQLRAFANDTRPNAYMGPLARELDDAKIDALATYFARQAPARNEAVPADEALARRGMALVAARSCQACHGATLEGKDHVPRLAGQGQLYLETQLAAFGSGRRHDPTGAMNGVVATLSGDDRRAIAHYLAALSPDGAGGTGGSSR; translated from the coding sequence ATGAAACGAACCTGGGTGATCGGCGCGGTGGTGGTGATCGCGGGCGTCGCGACGGCCGGCACGATGTACGGTCCCGATCTGCTCGACGGCATGCGCTATCAGAAGGCGATGGCCGCGATCGGCGACGCGGACAGAACCAATGGCGGCGCGTGGCCGCAACCGCAGGAGACCTGCGCGTTCTGCCATGGCCCTCGCGGGCAGTCGCGCAACGCGTGGTATCCGTCGCTGTCGGGGCAGCCCGCAAGCTATATCGCCGCGCAGCTGCGCGCGTTCGCGAACGACACGCGCCCCAATGCGTACATGGGGCCGCTCGCGCGCGAACTCGACGACGCGAAGATCGACGCACTGGCGACCTATTTCGCGCGGCAGGCGCCCGCACGCAACGAGGCGGTGCCGGCGGACGAGGCGCTTGCCAGGCGCGGGATGGCGCTGGTCGCCGCGCGAAGTTGCCAGGCCTGCCACGGTGCGACATTGGAGGGCAAGGATCACGTGCCTCGCCTCGCGGGTCAGGGTCAGCTTTACCTGGAGACCCAGCTGGCGGCATTCGGCTCGGGCCGGCGCCACGATCCGACCGGCGCGATGAACGGCGTGGTCGCGACGCTGTCGGGCGACGACCGGCGCGCGATTGCGCACTATCTGGCCGCCCTGTCGCCGGACGGCGCGGGCGGCACAGGCGGCTCGTCCCGATGA
- a CDS encoding saccharopine dehydrogenase family protein, whose amino-acid sequence MAKHPVVVYGASGYTGMLIMDWLIDQNIPFTAVARNAGRAKEMMAQRVVRLESAQYELIEAEHDVDALVNAFRGAKVVCNTVGPFSSFGLVGVEAALKAGCHHLDTTGEQSYIRQVRDQFGELYRQAGLLVSSSNAYMYTFAEIAAELALETPGIDALETATLTRGPRGAAGVSIGSTATIFDGARHESCYLWEKALVPHAPDASFTVATPELMQPVFCLPWGGTSLPVYFERDPRVRSCISCVGFYDNNVMKLVHQFGQKWEAEYKHLPREQQDEVLKQVVASTTPTMPPRERTTIQRSVDFAIGRGQLASVRATVHGITPYISTGAIHTAGVLKLLDGDVARTGFASGSKAFGHRYLLGFLEQRGLARATITQL is encoded by the coding sequence ATGGCCAAGCATCCCGTCGTCGTTTATGGCGCAAGCGGTTACACCGGCATGTTGATCATGGACTGGCTGATCGACCAGAACATCCCGTTCACGGCGGTCGCGCGCAACGCGGGCCGCGCGAAGGAAATGATGGCGCAGCGCGTCGTGCGCCTCGAATCCGCGCAATACGAACTCATCGAAGCCGAGCACGACGTCGATGCACTCGTGAACGCGTTTCGCGGCGCGAAGGTGGTCTGCAACACCGTCGGGCCGTTCTCGAGCTTCGGGCTCGTCGGCGTCGAGGCCGCGTTGAAGGCCGGCTGCCACCATCTCGATACGACCGGCGAGCAGTCGTACATCCGGCAGGTGCGCGACCAGTTCGGCGAGTTGTATCGCCAGGCCGGGTTGCTGGTGTCGTCGTCGAATGCGTACATGTACACGTTCGCCGAGATCGCCGCGGAACTCGCGCTCGAAACGCCGGGCATCGACGCGCTGGAGACGGCCACGCTGACCCGCGGGCCACGCGGTGCGGCCGGCGTGAGCATCGGTTCGACCGCGACAATCTTCGACGGTGCGCGCCACGAGTCCTGCTACCTGTGGGAGAAGGCGCTCGTGCCGCACGCGCCGGACGCGTCGTTCACGGTCGCGACGCCCGAACTCATGCAGCCGGTGTTCTGCCTGCCGTGGGGCGGCACCTCGCTGCCCGTCTACTTCGAGCGCGATCCGCGCGTGCGCAGCTGCATCTCCTGCGTGGGCTTCTACGACAACAACGTGATGAAGCTCGTGCACCAGTTCGGGCAGAAGTGGGAGGCCGAATACAAGCACCTGCCGCGCGAGCAGCAGGACGAGGTGCTGAAGCAGGTCGTCGCGTCGACCACGCCGACGATGCCGCCGCGCGAGCGCACGACGATCCAGCGCAGCGTCGACTTCGCGATCGGCCGCGGCCAGCTCGCCTCGGTGCGCGCGACCGTGCATGGCATCACGCCGTACATCTCGACCGGTGCGATCCATACGGCCGGCGTGCTCAAGTTGCTCGACGGCGATGTCGCGCGCACGGGCTTCGCATCGGGCTCGAAGGCGTTCGGCCATCGCTACCTGCTCGGCTTCCTCGAACAGCGCGGGCTCGCACGCGCGACCATCACGCAACTGTGA
- a CDS encoding AMP-binding protein: protein MAIIDFYDRGWRINPDGIAYIQDERSYTFQEIGELSCRIANGLLAAGFAKEAKAAVWADNDVTGWCCALGMWRAGLAYIPVNGRNAPAENQYALDAFDCEVLFFHHAFAAAIDALRSSLPKVRLWVCIDADLPWAPSLATWSEGQPATPPVVDYAMDDVVTLSATGGTTGLPKGVMNTHRSFQTYFANFMIAMSYGNARPVNLAAAPMTHTAGMMSLPCTARGGTVVVLPKPDPALLLGAIVKHRVTEFFLPPTVIYRLLDIPGIETVDFSSLRYFLYGAAPMSVEKLKRAIAVFGPVMTGGYGQTEAPASISYLTPAEHFVDGALAPDERLASVGRPNPLVRVEIVGERGEVLKQGETGEICVRGDLVMKGYYRAPDKTAETIVDGWLHTGDIGHLDRDGYLHITDRKKDMIISGGFNVYPSEVEQVIWSHPAVQDCAVIGVPDEKWGEAVKAVVELNAGQQVSADELIALCKAQLGSVKAPKSVDFIAALPRSTAGKVLKKDLRERYWRGQARRI, encoded by the coding sequence ATGGCCATTATCGATTTCTACGACCGCGGGTGGCGCATCAATCCCGACGGCATCGCATACATCCAGGACGAGCGCAGCTACACGTTTCAGGAAATCGGCGAGCTGTCGTGCCGCATCGCGAACGGACTGCTCGCCGCCGGCTTCGCAAAGGAAGCGAAGGCGGCGGTGTGGGCGGACAACGACGTAACCGGGTGGTGCTGCGCGCTCGGCATGTGGCGAGCAGGGCTCGCGTATATCCCGGTCAACGGGCGCAATGCGCCGGCCGAGAACCAGTACGCGCTCGACGCGTTCGACTGCGAGGTGCTGTTCTTCCATCACGCGTTCGCGGCTGCGATCGATGCGCTGCGGTCGAGCCTGCCGAAGGTGCGGCTGTGGGTCTGCATCGACGCCGACCTGCCGTGGGCGCCATCGCTGGCGACGTGGAGCGAAGGGCAGCCGGCCACGCCGCCGGTCGTCGACTATGCGATGGACGATGTCGTCACGCTGTCGGCCACCGGCGGCACGACCGGCTTGCCGAAGGGCGTGATGAACACGCACCGCTCGTTCCAGACGTATTTCGCGAACTTCATGATCGCGATGTCGTACGGCAACGCGCGGCCGGTGAATCTCGCCGCGGCACCGATGACGCATACCGCCGGCATGATGTCGCTGCCGTGCACCGCGCGCGGCGGCACGGTCGTCGTGCTGCCGAAACCCGACCCGGCGCTGCTGCTCGGCGCGATCGTCAAGCATCGCGTGACCGAGTTCTTCCTGCCGCCGACCGTGATCTATCGGCTGCTCGACATCCCCGGCATCGAGACAGTCGACTTCTCGTCGCTGCGCTACTTCCTGTACGGCGCCGCGCCGATGTCGGTCGAGAAGCTCAAGCGCGCGATCGCCGTATTCGGCCCGGTGATGACGGGCGGCTACGGCCAGACCGAAGCGCCCGCATCGATCTCGTACCTGACGCCGGCCGAGCATTTCGTCGACGGTGCGCTGGCGCCGGACGAACGGCTGGCATCGGTCGGCCGCCCGAATCCGCTGGTGCGCGTCGAGATCGTCGGCGAGCGCGGCGAGGTGCTGAAACAGGGCGAGACCGGCGAGATCTGCGTGCGCGGCGACCTCGTGATGAAGGGCTATTACCGCGCGCCGGACAAGACGGCCGAGACGATCGTCGACGGCTGGCTGCATACCGGCGACATCGGCCACCTCGATCGCGACGGCTATCTGCACATCACCGACCGCAAGAAGGACATGATCATCAGCGGCGGCTTCAACGTCTATCCGAGCGAAGTCGAGCAGGTGATCTGGTCGCATCCGGCGGTGCAGGACTGTGCGGTGATCGGCGTGCCCGACGAGAAGTGGGGCGAGGCCGTGAAGGCCGTCGTCGAGCTCAATGCGGGCCAGCAGGTGAGCGCGGACGAACTGATCGCGCTGTGCAAGGCGCAGCTCGGCTCGGTGAAGGCGCCGAAGAGCGTGGACTTCATCGCCGCGCTGCCGCGCAGCACGGCGGGCAAGGTGCTGAAGAAGGACTTGCGCGAACGGTACTGGCGAGGCCAGGCGCGCAGGATCTGA
- a CDS encoding thiolase family protein gives MTKLYIAGIAMTVFGKHPDRSVDDLAREALQRALRDAGCHADAIRAAFYSGITNGALQGQLSIPGQVVFSKIGLDGIPMFNVENACASGSTAVHLAVRELQSGACDVALALGAEKMNVADKAKSFALFEAGWDVARVDENFATLARLGEGIEPPPGSESGRPYSRFMKIYAAMCRHHMRTYGTTQRQIAAVSAKNHGHSVHNPYSQFRQPFTIDEVLAAPPITYPITLPMCAPLSDGAAAAILCTEEGLARIGADRSRCIRIAASVIRSFTRRRIDEPYKHIGRLAALQAYEQAGLGPEDMDVAEVHDASAMGEIIQAENLGFVPLGEGGPAAERGEFTLGGRIPINTSGGLESKGHPLGATGIGQLYELVTQLRGEAGARQVQGARHAIQENGGGLQGIEEAALAIHILSKN, from the coding sequence ATGACCAAGCTCTACATCGCCGGCATTGCGATGACCGTGTTCGGCAAGCATCCCGACCGCAGCGTCGACGACCTCGCGCGCGAAGCGCTGCAGCGTGCGTTGCGCGACGCCGGTTGTCATGCCGACGCGATCCGCGCCGCGTTCTACTCCGGCATCACCAACGGCGCGCTGCAAGGGCAGCTGTCGATTCCCGGCCAAGTCGTGTTCAGCAAGATCGGCCTCGACGGCATTCCGATGTTCAACGTCGAGAATGCGTGCGCATCCGGCAGCACGGCCGTGCACCTGGCCGTGCGCGAACTGCAGTCGGGCGCGTGCGACGTCGCGCTCGCGCTCGGCGCGGAGAAGATGAACGTCGCGGACAAGGCGAAGTCGTTCGCGCTGTTCGAGGCCGGCTGGGACGTCGCGCGCGTCGACGAGAACTTCGCGACGCTCGCGCGGCTCGGCGAAGGGATCGAGCCGCCGCCCGGCTCCGAATCCGGACGTCCGTACAGTCGCTTCATGAAGATCTACGCGGCGATGTGCCGGCATCACATGCGCACGTACGGGACGACGCAGCGGCAGATCGCGGCCGTGTCCGCGAAGAACCATGGGCACTCGGTGCACAACCCGTACTCGCAGTTTCGCCAGCCGTTCACGATCGACGAGGTGCTGGCGGCGCCGCCGATCACGTATCCGATCACGCTGCCGATGTGCGCGCCGCTGTCCGACGGTGCGGCCGCGGCGATTCTCTGTACCGAGGAAGGGCTCGCGCGCATCGGCGCCGATCGCAGCCGCTGCATCCGGATTGCCGCGAGCGTGATCCGAAGCTTCACGCGCCGTCGCATCGACGAGCCGTACAAGCACATCGGCCGGCTCGCTGCGCTGCAGGCGTACGAGCAGGCGGGCCTCGGGCCGGAGGACATGGACGTCGCCGAAGTGCACGACGCATCGGCGATGGGCGAGATCATCCAGGCGGAGAACCTCGGCTTCGTGCCGCTCGGCGAAGGCGGCCCGGCCGCGGAGCGCGGCGAGTTCACGCTCGGCGGACGGATTCCGATCAACACGTCGGGCGGACTCGAATCGAAGGGCCATCCGCTCGGCGCAACCGGCATCGGACAACTGTACGAACTCGTCACGCAATTGCGCGGCGAAGCCGGTGCGCGTCAGGTGCAGGGCGCGCGGCATGCGATCCAGGAAAACGGCGGCGGCCTGCAGGGCATCGAGGAAGCGGCGCTGGCCATTCACATTCTCAGCAAGAACTGA
- a CDS encoding NAD(P)/FAD-dependent oxidoreductase, with protein sequence MSDAYGTTTAGPAGSTAHAAGGAAASMQAAGTDAGPFARWGDEFRADAALQKYRPIGGWIEAPADVQPPLEGDVHADVVVVGAGFAGLSTALELTARGASVVVLEREFAGFGASGRNAGYLAGGQGLEYELFVKRVGREQAKRIVGFYDEGVAYVEHKLAEYAIDCDYRASGIIRAGVHPSQEKRLRESMETGIELGSPAEFLDGAAMRARGIPPAFLFGAYVPGGGTLDPGKYVTGLRRAALAAGVRLYENTAVLGFDEGPTVRVRTARGTASASTLVLATNAYTPQLGLLGDKVMPLRVSALETEPLSDAQLDALGWPNREGIVTSHLTMESHRLTARNTLLLTTKRLHYVYGSRTPNVPDDDAYRALAKALQTRFPQLGNVPVRACWSGYISFAGDALPVVGAGGAHGNVFFTAGCSGHGVGTQSLIGRVLAERIHDGRSPLLDALTHRTPSVPPEPLRWCAMSAMLGVANLLDERVNRKAKSM encoded by the coding sequence ATGAGCGACGCATATGGCACGACGACGGCCGGACCGGCGGGGAGCACGGCGCACGCAGCCGGCGGCGCGGCGGCGTCGATGCAGGCGGCCGGGACCGACGCGGGCCCGTTCGCGCGATGGGGCGACGAATTCCGTGCGGACGCCGCGTTGCAGAAATATCGTCCGATTGGTGGCTGGATCGAAGCGCCGGCCGACGTGCAGCCGCCGCTCGAGGGCGACGTGCATGCGGACGTGGTCGTGGTCGGCGCCGGCTTTGCCGGCCTGTCCACCGCGCTGGAACTGACCGCGCGCGGGGCCAGCGTCGTCGTGCTCGAACGCGAGTTCGCGGGCTTCGGCGCGAGCGGCCGCAATGCCGGCTATCTCGCTGGAGGCCAGGGACTCGAGTACGAACTGTTCGTCAAGCGCGTCGGCCGCGAGCAGGCGAAGCGGATCGTCGGCTTCTACGACGAAGGCGTGGCGTATGTCGAGCACAAGCTCGCCGAATACGCGATCGACTGCGACTACCGTGCATCGGGCATCATCCGCGCGGGCGTGCATCCGTCGCAGGAGAAGCGGCTGCGCGAAAGCATGGAGACCGGCATCGAGCTCGGCTCGCCCGCCGAGTTTCTCGACGGCGCTGCGATGCGCGCGCGCGGGATTCCGCCGGCGTTCCTGTTCGGCGCGTACGTGCCGGGCGGCGGTACGCTCGACCCCGGCAAGTACGTGACAGGGCTGCGGCGCGCGGCGCTTGCGGCCGGCGTGAGGCTCTACGAGAACACCGCGGTGCTCGGCTTCGACGAAGGCCCGACGGTGCGCGTGCGTACCGCGCGCGGCACTGCGAGCGCGTCGACGCTGGTGCTCGCGACCAATGCGTATACACCGCAACTCGGCCTGCTCGGCGACAAGGTTATGCCGTTGCGCGTGTCCGCGCTCGAAACCGAGCCGCTGTCCGATGCGCAGCTCGACGCACTGGGCTGGCCGAACCGCGAAGGGATCGTGACCTCGCACCTGACGATGGAAAGCCACCGCCTCACGGCGCGCAACACGCTGTTGCTGACCACCAAGCGGCTGCACTACGTGTACGGTTCCCGGACGCCCAACGTGCCCGACGACGACGCGTATCGTGCGCTCGCCAAGGCGCTGCAGACGCGCTTTCCGCAGCTGGGCAACGTGCCGGTGCGCGCATGCTGGAGCGGCTACATCTCGTTCGCGGGCGACGCGCTGCCGGTGGTCGGCGCGGGCGGCGCGCACGGCAATGTGTTCTTTACGGCCGGCTGCTCGGGGCACGGCGTCGGTACGCAGTCGCTGATCGGACGCGTGCTGGCCGAGCGGATTCACGACGGGCGATCGCCGCTGCTCGATGCGCTGACGCACCGCACGCCGTCGGTGCCGCCGGAGCCGCTGCGCTGGTGTGCGATGAGCGCGATGCTCGGCGTCGCGAACCTGCTCGACGAGCGCGTGAACCGCAAGGCGAAGTCGATGTAG
- a CDS encoding TetR/AcrR family transcriptional regulator, with amino-acid sequence MTVSNEQRSTRKRRTSTATAAASNPDGLRAQGLRTRNTIIRVARKLLLEGGPLEFSQRAVAAAAGISVSNLQYYFPTRIAVLRAVVEPVIVAYLDDMKRAISSDASPRDVFEEIILRSVTDAKDKKYNALFRHFLSFAATDAECMKLCDEWYSALTRDLAQLVRALTPAFSAADSRHAATMLIALADGLAMQYGTLGRHTQALDAYFAATSRAIAYGTLVPAGK; translated from the coding sequence ATGACAGTGTCCAACGAGCAGCGCAGCACGAGAAAGCGGCGCACTTCGACTGCCACCGCAGCAGCGAGCAACCCCGACGGTTTGCGGGCGCAGGGCCTGCGCACACGCAACACGATCATTCGCGTCGCGCGCAAGTTGCTGCTCGAAGGCGGCCCGCTGGAATTCTCGCAGCGCGCGGTCGCCGCTGCCGCCGGGATCAGCGTCAGCAATCTCCAGTATTACTTCCCGACCCGGATCGCCGTGCTGCGAGCCGTCGTCGAGCCGGTCATCGTGGCGTATCTCGACGACATGAAGCGCGCGATCAGCAGCGATGCATCGCCGCGCGACGTGTTCGAAGAGATCATCCTGCGCTCGGTTACCGATGCGAAGGACAAGAAGTACAACGCACTGTTCCGGCATTTCCTGTCGTTCGCGGCGACCGACGCCGAATGCATGAAGCTGTGCGACGAATGGTATTCGGCGCTCACGCGCGACCTCGCGCAGCTGGTGCGTGCGCTTACGCCCGCCTTCAGCGCGGCCGACAGCCGGCATGCGGCCACGATGCTCATCGCGCTGGCCGACGGCCTCGCGATGCAGTACGGCACCCTCGGACGGCACACGCAGGCGCTCGACGCGTATTTCGCGGCGACGTCGCGCGCGATCGCGTACGGCACGCTGGTTCCGGCCGGCAAGTAA
- a CDS encoding acyl-CoA dehydrogenase family protein: protein MIRLNKSAALPAVGLTGFETPLGEEESAIQHTVHRFARDVLRPIGRELDRMTPEEVIAPGSPYWAAIVESAKLGLDPQLIAQFPPDTAVRIESLIGEELGWGDAGLAVSIGAATMPLMMAQTVGNRELIEMCAGKVGCWMNTQPDRGSDAAILYRQELDARGRQPVGNVTAKVGADEIVINGQSSAWISNGSVAQVALAYMAADYGDGFYGEGERSQFTHGIAMILPLDLPGVSRGKPLDKIGQRSLPQGEIYFDNVKVPKRFAIALKDDYLGNLASTWSYAGTHMCQVFVGVARAAFELALAYCHERRQGGALLMDHQMTHLRIGEMLRRLEMARAIARRSLAFSRMSPQSHPYATAQAKVSVTEEAMKITHEAFQLFGGNGTTREFPIEKLFRDVRSALIEDGENYILASRLGVLAGQLFQNGWTRE from the coding sequence ATGATTCGTCTGAACAAGTCCGCGGCGCTGCCCGCGGTCGGCCTGACCGGCTTCGAGACGCCGCTGGGCGAAGAGGAAAGCGCGATCCAGCATACGGTTCACCGTTTTGCGCGCGACGTGCTGCGGCCGATCGGTCGCGAGCTCGACCGAATGACGCCGGAGGAGGTGATTGCTCCCGGGTCGCCGTACTGGGCGGCGATCGTCGAGAGCGCGAAGCTCGGGCTCGATCCGCAGCTGATCGCGCAGTTTCCGCCTGACACGGCGGTGCGCATCGAGTCGTTGATCGGCGAGGAACTCGGCTGGGGCGACGCGGGCCTCGCGGTGTCGATCGGTGCGGCAACGATGCCGCTGATGATGGCGCAGACGGTCGGCAATCGGGAGTTGATCGAGATGTGCGCGGGCAAGGTCGGCTGCTGGATGAACACGCAGCCCGATCGCGGGTCGGACGCGGCGATCCTGTATCGGCAGGAACTCGACGCGCGCGGCCGGCAGCCGGTCGGCAACGTGACCGCGAAGGTCGGCGCGGACGAGATCGTGATCAACGGACAGAGTTCGGCGTGGATCTCGAACGGCTCGGTTGCGCAGGTCGCGCTCGCGTACATGGCGGCCGACTATGGCGACGGCTTCTACGGCGAAGGCGAGCGCAGCCAGTTCACCCACGGCATCGCGATGATCCTGCCGCTCGACCTGCCGGGCGTGTCGCGCGGCAAGCCGCTCGACAAGATCGGTCAGCGCTCGCTGCCGCAGGGCGAGATCTATTTCGACAACGTGAAGGTGCCGAAGCGCTTCGCGATTGCGCTGAAGGACGACTATCTCGGCAATCTCGCCTCGACGTGGTCGTATGCGGGTACGCACATGTGCCAGGTGTTCGTCGGCGTCGCGCGCGCGGCGTTCGAACTCGCGCTCGCGTATTGCCACGAGCGCAGGCAGGGCGGCGCGCTGCTGATGGATCATCAGATGACGCACCTGCGCATCGGCGAGATGTTGCGCCGGCTCGAAATGGCGCGCGCGATCGCACGCCGCAGTCTGGCGTTCTCGCGGATGTCGCCGCAGAGCCACCCGTACGCGACCGCGCAGGCCAAGGTGAGCGTGACGGAAGAAGCGATGAAGATTACCCACGAGGCGTTCCAGCTGTTCGGCGGTAACGGGACCACGCGCGAATTCCCGATCGAGAAGCTGTTCCGCGACGTGCGATCGGCGCTGATCGAGGACGGCGAGAACTATATTCTCGCGTCGCGCCTCGGTGTGCTGGCCGGGCAGCTTTTTCAGAACGGCTGGACGCGGGAATAA
- a CDS encoding response regulator, which translates to MNPLILIADDEPEIAEILDAYLAHDGFRTCCVGSGQAVLDVQPVLKPDLILLDIRMPQKDGWEVLVELRRRGNTPVVLLTALDREIDRLQGLRFGADDYITKPFNPAEVVARIRTILRRLDAVTPGRVMKVGNLEIDAESYLVRVRTEAGETGVALTLTEFRLLAHMAGAPSRVFTRGELGDACLADADALERTIDSHISRLRKKLECAGATGMPEVMRGVGYRLRSAR; encoded by the coding sequence ATGAACCCTTTGATCCTCATTGCCGACGACGAGCCGGAAATCGCCGAGATCCTCGACGCCTATCTCGCTCATGACGGCTTTCGCACCTGCTGCGTCGGCAGCGGGCAGGCCGTGCTCGACGTGCAACCCGTGCTGAAGCCCGACCTGATCCTGCTCGATATCCGGATGCCGCAGAAGGACGGCTGGGAAGTGCTGGTCGAACTGCGCCGCCGCGGCAACACGCCGGTCGTGCTGCTCACCGCGCTCGACCGCGAAATCGATCGCTTGCAGGGGCTGCGCTTCGGCGCCGACGACTACATCACAAAGCCGTTCAACCCGGCCGAAGTAGTGGCGCGCATCCGCACGATCCTGCGCCGGCTGGACGCGGTCACGCCCGGACGCGTCATGAAGGTCGGCAACCTGGAAATCGACGCGGAGAGCTACCTCGTCAGGGTCCGCACCGAAGCCGGGGAAACCGGCGTCGCGCTGACGCTGACCGAATTCAGGCTGCTCGCGCACATGGCCGGCGCGCCGAGCCGCGTGTTTACGCGCGGCGAACTCGGCGACGCATGCCTCGCCGATGCCGACGCGCTGGAGCGCACGATCGACAGCCATATCAGCCGGCTGCGCAAGAAGCTCGAATGCGCCGGCGCGACCGGCATGCCGGAAGTGATGCGCGGCGTCGGCTATCGGCTGCGGAGTGCCCGGTGA